The Penicillium digitatum chromosome 6, complete sequence genome has a window encoding:
- a CDS encoding Sphinganine hydroxylase Sur2, putative encodes MAVNASVAFDLPPLPTYTLTARENLLAPLPDNVLSLMLPVVAYWGLSMIYHFLDVNNYFVEYRLHTPAEVLKRNKVTRLEVVRDVILQQVIQTVAGLAFLYFDAEETVGREEFDVAVWAQRLRIAQKAVPSLLALGGVDALNLANSMSQNGYTMLAGALAGGSYPSVTQSIILDNGAKAVAPAFTSWELAVAGFIYWYFVPALQFILAISIVDTWQYFLHRAMHMNRWLYATFHSRHHRLYVPYAFGALYNHPFEGFLLDTAGTGIGFLVSGMSTRQAMWFFTMSTIKTVDDHCGYAFPWDPLQHFTSNNAAYHDIHHQSWGIKTNFSQPFFIFWDRLLGTQWNGEVKLRYERARENAQKQVDLDAAQALKTMPIVTVTEDREHERVVVSPEGPATRTRLRRKTVDSLKGPSHGVPGSVLHN; translated from the exons ATGGCTGTAAACGCATCCGTCGCGTTCGACCTACCTCCCCTCCCAACCTATACCTTGACCGCGCGAGAGAATTTGCTTGCTCCTCTTCCTGATAATGTGCTTTCGCTCATGTTGCCTGTCGTCGCTTACTGGGGCCTGTCCATGATATATCATTTCCTCGATGTCAATAATTACTTCGTGGAATACCGGCTCCACACCCCCGCAGAAGTCTTGAAACGAAACAAAGTGACCCGCTTGGAAGTTGTACGAGATGTTATCTTACAACAGGTGATTCAAACCGTGGCTGGCCTTGCATTCTTATACTTTGACGCCGAGGAAACTGTTGGGAGAGAGGAATTTGATGTGGCCGTGTGGGCGCAGCGATTGCGGATCGCCCAAAAGGCTGTCCCATCGTTATTAGCTCTTGGTGGAGTTGACGCTCTCAATCTTGCAAATTCGATGTCTCAAAACGGTTATACCATGTTGGCCGGAGCTCTGGCTGGTGGATCATACCCCAGTGTGACCCAGTCCATAATCCTTGACAACGGAGCCAAGGCCGTCGCGCCCGCGTTCACGAGCTGGGAACTTGCAGTTGCCGGTTTCATTTATTGGTACTTTGTCCCGGCACTCCAGTTCATACTGGCGATTTCTATTGTGGATACTTGGCAGTACTTTCTCCACCGCGCTATGCATATGAACCGGTGGCTCTATG CGACTTTCCACTCCCGCCACCACCGTCTTTACGTTCCTTACGCTTTCGGTGCCCTCTACAACCACCCATTCGAGGGATTCCTCTTGGACACGGCTGGCACTGGTATTGGATTCTTGGTCTCCGGCATGAGTACCCGCCAAGCCATGTGGTTCTTTACGATGTCGACTATCAAAACTGTCGACGACCACTGTGGGTATGCCTTCCCCTGGGATCCATTGCAGCATTTCACCTCCAACAACGCCGCCTACCACGACATTCATCATCAAAGCTGGGGTATCAAGACCAACTTCTCCCAgcctttcttcatcttctgggACCGCCTTCTTGGCACTCAGTGGAATGGTGAGGTCAAGCTGCGCTACGAGCGAGCTCGAGAGAATGCCCAGAAGCAGGTGGACCTAGATGCTGCCCAGGCACTGAAAACAATGCCGATTGTCACTGTGACCGAGGATCGTGAACATGAACGGGTAGTAGTATCACCTGAGGGGCCTGCGACCCGCACTCGGCTCCGCCGAAAGACTGTTGACAGTCTCAAGGGCCCGAGTCATGGAGTTCCTGGCAGTGTTCTCCACAACTAA
- a CDS encoding Translationally controlled tumor protein: MLIYTDIVSGDEIVADTFNLVPNKDFDILWECDCRKYLKRANEDFQLEGANPSAEEAEEEGGEGEATMVHDIEDQFRLVWLKVEDGAKPSKESYKAHIKSYLKKLHKNASAKFAEDSNPAEAEKVWKTKAAGAMKKILANWDNYDVLMGQSMDGDAMHVLIDFREDGVTPYATVWADGLKEIKV, encoded by the exons ATGCTTATCTACACT GACATCGTTTCCGGTGACGAGATCGTCGCCGATACCTTTAACCTTGTCCCAAACAAGGATTTCGATATCCTTTGGGAGTGTGACTGCCGCAAGTACCTGAAGCGTGCCAACGAGGACTTCCAGCTCGAGGGTGCCAACCCCTCCGCCGAGGAAGCTGAGGAGGAAGGTGGCGAGGGTGAGGCCACTATGGTCCACGACATCGAGGACCAGTTCCgtctggtctggctgaaggTTGAGGACGGCGCCAAGCCCTCCAAGGAAAGCTACAAGGCCCACATCAAGT CATACCTCAAGAAGCTCCACAAGAATGCTTCCGCCAAGTTCGCTGAGGATTCGAATCCCGCAGAGGCCGAGAAGGTGTGGAAGACCAAGGCCGCTGGCGCTATGAAGAAGATCCTTGCCAACTGGGACAACTACGATGTTCTCATGGGCCAGTCCATGGACGGTGATGCCAT GCACGTCTTGATTGACTTCCGAGAGGATGGTGTTACCCCTTACGCCACCGTTTGGGCCGATGGTCTCAAGGAGATCAAGGTTTAA
- a CDS encoding C6 transcription factor, putative has translation MNQSPSSAQPIPGPSVPVSSFTPSLRGPLAGGRQITRNRASYSCHTCRRRKVKCNKIHPRCGNCVKNNTECIYNVPSQKEDDGRDGSSHNAHGVKRRREMSRTLEEDVDELRSLYGHLRRAQTTGEKPDPSAIELRLDKLMLMIERLGESGQTFEDVRMQATAQDVKVDPTQLDDPRASNDLNGNKTPSRSTSPHVFAAESSSDEFPIPSGQATDLVDPVGSLNLGHLSLEDGGRSRYVGTTYWAYISGEINELNKLLRDQNSSHDQSTPVKNNEYITDSHADGRQSWRESTGSSTPLIAPRSRSFHQSILFPSGDSPSINENVVKPEMLDHIPTRRQSHILYKGFISGIHAISPVIHPPSILKLYRAFWDWYDYSSYSGESCPNPSFLPLLYAIWYGGSVTISMRVIEAEFNASSRSALLTIYNEEVTRWLTNIKFPRSPSLQGLAAYLIVQTIVTKEEEPLTTSLFVSLAMRVAQTMGLHRDPAKFGIEPCEAEYRRRLWWHIMHMDGVVAMSSGLPPLVNDENYCDVCETSELKDTMLGTPAAESYMEQVASRERLPDNPDDPAICGGPSMVNVYYLTARGKYIMARAVRRILKIQLGITPLTRQDMEDLRSILLDLQLKLNSIIRRIPVGNDVDKLAMTDQADSMFKSPVGHSSNAKLPGEGPTGCPEHYHSPVLVFFHKWAKIILSLYIDKPFLKNARSRIWPAARQSALRHCHGFMEKFIQLATDPDFQPFHWSWPGNHQPMHATMIMLIDLYERPYSPEASRSRAFIDSILALSGPDGGVVGGEDGVSTQRPLKDGGREAWDMIRRLRQKAWQKAGLNPRMLWTEKDQIQAGVASSIDSRGDSDSPCSDPSHAGSPDSASPSHPSTHNPPRFHTFSNPVTPIATKSRLQHQCQPQDKPLHPVSHSQFHLTPAGYPIPPGTSASSPNTDPTFGAPPPTQSSASTPPASHAQYSDSDIAASVGMPFMDPAPFHVLPTGVPTPPSIVDPNFNFDWDQWDAVFGQHLPVADDLMELDPVSGLDLTHTRIASTLNGFSSIDTSTSYVNGIPLPTSSPEESFASWNENDGADGLGYSKCP, from the exons ATGAACCAGAGTCCATCCAGTGCTCAGCCCATACCGGGTCCTTCCGTCCCTGTCAGCTCGTTTACTCCATCATTGAGGGGACCGTTGGCTGGGGGTCGCCAGATCACCCGAAACCGCGCGAGCTACAGCTGTCACACGTGTCGGCGTCGGAAGGTCAAGTGCAACAAG ATACATCCGAGATGTGGAAACTGCGTGAAGAACAACACCGAATGTATATATAATGTGCCATCCCAAAAAGAGGACGATGGGCGTGATGGCTCTTCCCATAACGCGCACGGTGTTAAACGAAGGCGAGAGATGTCCCGGACCTTGGAGGAGGATGTCGACGAGCTCCGGTCACTTTATGGGCATTTAAGGCGGGCACAGACGACAGGCGAAAAGCCCGACCCAAGCGCCATTGAATTGCGACTTGACAAGCTTATGTTAATGATTGAGCGCCTCGGAGAGAGCGGTCAAACATTTGAGGACGTGAGGATGCAGGCAACGGCCCAGGATGTGAAAGTGGACCCCACCCAGTTGGATGACCCACGGGCGAGCAATGATCTGAACGGCAATAAAACACCATCAAGATCTACCAGCCCACATGTCTTTGCTGCAGAGTCAAGCAGTGATGAATTTCCAATCCCATCCGGTCAGGCCACCGACCTAGTAGACCCGGTTGGCAGTCTGAACCTGGGACATTTGAGCCTAGAGGacggtggaaggtcaag ATATGTTGGCACCACGTACTGGGCTTATATCTCTGGTGAA ATCAATGAGCTCAATAAATTGCTGAGAGATCAAAATAGCTCACACGATCAGTCTACTCCTGTAAAGAATAATGAATACATAACAGATTCGCATGCCGATGGTCGACAGTCCTGGAGAGAGTCAACAGGCAGCTCGACACCTTTAATCGCGCCTAGGTCTCGTTCCTTCCATCAATCTATACTCTTCCCTTCGGGTGACTCTCCTTCAATCAATGAAAATGTGGTAAAGCCAGAAATGCTTGACCACATTCCAACCAGACGGCAAAGTCATATTCTTTACAAAGGATTCATTTCCGGTATACACGCCATCAGTCCTGTCATTCATCCACCATCTATCCTCAAGCTTTACAGGGCCTTCTGGGATTGGTATGACTACAGCAGCTATTCGGGAGAGTCGTGCCCAAATCCCTCATTTCTTCCTTTGTTGTACGCTATATGGTATGGCGGCTCGGTGACCATTTCGATGCGAGTAATCGAAGCTGAATTCAATGCATCCTCTCGGTCGGCTCTTTTGACAATCTACAATGAGGAAGTTACCAGATGGCTGACGAATATCAAATTCCCGCGCAGTCCTTCACTTCAAGGCCTCGCTGCCTACCTTATCGTGCAGACAATTGTCACGAAGGAGGAAGAGCCTTTGACCACTAGTCTCTTTGTCAGTCTCGCGATGAGGGTTGCGCAAACCATGGGCTTGCACCGGGATCCAGCTAAGTTTGGCATAGAGCCATGTGAAGCTGAGTATCGACGCCGTTTATGGTGGCACATTATGCATAtggacggtgtcgttgcAATGTCAAGTGGTCTGCCCCCACTTGTCAATGACGAGAATTATTGTGATGTGTGCGAGACGAGTGAACTGAAAGATACGATGCTAGGTACCCCCGCTGCAGAGTCCTACATGGAACAGGTTGCTTCGCGGGAGCGGCTGCCTGATAATCCTGATGATCCCGCTATATGCGGCGGGCCATCAATGGTCAACGTCTACTACCTCACCGCAAGGGGGAAATATATCATGGCTC GCGCTGTCCGCCGAATCTTGAAAATCCAGCTTGGAATAACGCCCCTCACCAGGCAGGACATGGAGGATCTCCGGTCCATACTTCTTGACTTGCAGCTGAAACTGAATTCCATCATCCGCCGGATTCCAGTGGGGAATGACGTTGATAAATTGGCAATGACAGACCAAGCGGATTCCATGTTTAAATCTCCCGTGGGCCACTCTTCCAACGCAAAGCTTCCAGGCGAAGGTCCCACCGGATGCCCAGAACACTATCACTCACCGgttcttgtctttttccaCAAATGGGCGAAGATCATCCTTTCCTTGTATATTGACAAG CCTTTTCTGAAGAACGCTCGCAGCCGGATTTGGCCAGCGGCACGCCAGAG TGCCCTTCGGCACTGCCACGGTTTCATGGAAAAGTTCATCCAACTCGCAACGGATCCTGATTTCCAGCCCTTTCACTGGAGCTGGCCTGG CAATCATCAACCGATGCATGCTACTAT GATCATGCTTATTGACCTATATGAGCGACCTTACAGCCCTGAAGCATCCAGGTCCCGCGCGTTCATCGATAGCATACTCGCACTTTCTGGCCCGGATGGAGGCGTCGTGGGTGGTGAAGACGGTGTCTCAACACAACGGCCATTGAAGGACGGTGGCCGCGAAGCCTGGGATATGATTCGCCGTCTTCGCCAGAAGGCTTGGCAAAAGGCTGGCCTCAATCCGCGAATGCTCTGGACCGAAAAAGACCAGATCCAGGCTGGGGTCGCTTCATCAATTGACTCTCGCGGGGATTCTGACTCTCCTTGCTCAGATCCCTCTCACGCCGGATCTCCAGATTCAGCATCACCCAGTCATCCCTCAACACACAACCCCCCCCGCTTCCACACGTTCTCGAATCCTGTTACTCCGATTGCTACTAAAAGCCGTTtgcaacaccaatgccaaccgCAGGATAAACCCTTACATCCAGTTTCACATTCCCAATTCCATCTCACCCCAGCCGGTTATCCCATACCTCCCGGCACTAGTGCCTCCTCGCCCAATACGGACCCCACATTTGGTGCACCTCCGCCTACACAATCTTCTGCATCCACTCCTCCCGCCTCACATGCTCAGTATTCAGATTCTGACATTGCTGCTTCTGTTGGAATGCCCTTCATGGACCCTGCGCCTTTTCATGTTTTGCCTACAGGAGTTCCCACACCGCCATCGATAGTCGACCCCAATTTCAACTTCGACTGGGACCAGTGGGATGCTGTGTTCGGTCAACATCTTCCTGTTGCAGATGATCTGATGGAATTGGACCCCGTTTCGGGTCTTGATTTGACCCATACCAGAATTGCCTCAACGTTAAATGGCTTCAGTTCTATCGACACGTCTACTTCCTATGTCAATGGTATTCCACTTCCAACCTCCTCTCCAGAGGAGAGTTTCGCGTCGTGGAATGAGAACGATGGAGCTGATGGACTGGGATATTCCAAATGCCCTTAG